A segment of the Aureliella helgolandensis genome:
GGGCTGCAGGGCAATCGCAAGGGGAATCCCCCGAGTGGCTTCACATTCAAGGATTTAGTATTCTACCGCACTTCCGGTCGCAAACTAGCGAGGTACGATAGGGCGACGCAAGTTTTGCTACCTTCGACCATTGGAAAAGCTTTCCTACACCCTGGAATGCATTAAACTGAGAACGGCACGCACCGTTCGCCGTGGCCCCAGTTGCCACTAGAAATGCGGCACTGGAAAGCAGGCGGCATGCGTTCCCTACGACTTCCTTACGCTACGATTTCGTTACGAATCGTGATCCGTGAAAAGCACTGAAAACCTATGCATATGATTGATCGCCCACGAATTCGAATCACCACTACTCTCCCTCGGCTAGCCTGGCAGGCGGTGGCTATGGCCAGCCTTGCATGCTGGATTGCAACCGGCAGCTCGATCTTACAGGATGCTGCAGCGCAGGATGCGGTGTCCTCCTCGCTCGACGCGGCAGCGCAGGGGGGGGCACTGCAGGTCTATCCGCTCGATGTGACCCTCAATAAAGAGGGCAATGCCTTTGTAGCAGACCGCTCTTTGCACGGAGTATGGCAGTGGAAAGATGAGAAACTATCGATCCTGTTCGAAGGCTCGCCCAAGTTTCGTACCCCTCTGAATGCCGCTTATTCGATTGCCACCGACGTTGACGGGACGCTATTGGTTGGTGATTCAGCCACGCGAGAGGTTTATCGCATCGGTGACGACGCGGTGCCAAAACCGATTACGGGGGGCAAAATCGGAATTCCCATCGACATTGCCGTGAAGTCGGACGGAACGATCTATGTCGCTGATTTGGAGCTGCGAAGACTCGTGCGCATACCTGCCGGAACCGGCGATGTCGAAGCGGTGGCAAGCGTCAATCCACGCGGTGTGTTCGCGGATCATCAAGACCGCGTTTGGGTCGTTTCTCAGAATCCGCAGCAGTTGCTAATGGTGTCCGACGCGGGGGAGGTGACAGCGATTGTCAAAGAACGCACTTTTGAATTCCCTCACCAAGTCGTGGTGAATCGAGCCGGCGAAGCCTTTGTCACTGACGGCTATAAGAAAGCGATATGGAGAGTTAAGCCAGGAGCAGCCGCTGAAGTCTTCAGCAGCGGAGCTCCTTTGGATGGGCCAGTCGGTATTGCGTTGGATGCCAACGACCAACTCGTGGTGGTCGATCCGCGGGCTCAAGCGGTGTTTCGCATCGATGCCGACGGGAAGGCAGAAGAGTGGTTCAAAATCCAAAAATCGAAGTAAGGCTCTGCCTCGATTCTCGATTGAATTTTCAGATTGCATGCCTGTGGGGCACAAACTCTGTGCTTGGGGAAGAGCTTGCGTGGGAGGCGTTAAAACGAACTCGTGGCCTAGTTGAAAC
Coding sequences within it:
- a CDS encoding NHL repeat-containing protein produces the protein MIDRPRIRITTTLPRLAWQAVAMASLACWIATGSSILQDAAAQDAVSSSLDAAAQGGALQVYPLDVTLNKEGNAFVADRSLHGVWQWKDEKLSILFEGSPKFRTPLNAAYSIATDVDGTLLVGDSATREVYRIGDDAVPKPITGGKIGIPIDIAVKSDGTIYVADLELRRLVRIPAGTGDVEAVASVNPRGVFADHQDRVWVVSQNPQQLLMVSDAGEVTAIVKERTFEFPHQVVVNRAGEAFVTDGYKKAIWRVKPGAAAEVFSSGAPLDGPVGIALDANDQLVVVDPRAQAVFRIDADGKAEEWFKIQKSK